Below is a window of Virgibacillus sp. NKC19-3 DNA.
CGGAGACAGTGTCAGGTAGGCAGTTTGACTGGGGCGGTCGCCTCCTAAAGTGTAACGGAGGCGCCCAAAGGTTCCCTCAGAATGGTTGGAAATCATTCGTAGCGTGTAAAGGCAGAAGGGAGCTTGACTGCGAGACCTACAAGTCGAGCAGGGACGAAAGTCGGGCTTAGTGATCCGGTGGTTCCGTATGGAAGGGCCATCGCTCAACGGATAAAAGCTACCCCGGGGATAACAGGCTTATCTCCCCCAAGAGTTCACATCGACGGGGAGGTTTGGCACCTCGATGTCGGCTCATCGCATCCTGGGGCTGTAGTCGGTCCCAAGGGTTGGGCTGTTCGCCCATTAAAGCGGTACGCGAGCTGGGTTCAGAACGTCGTGAGACAGTTCGGTCCCTATCCGTCGTGGGCGCCCGGAAGTTTGAGAGGAGCTGTCCTTAGTACGAGAGGACCGGGATGGACACACCGCTGGTGTACCAGTTGTTCCGCCAGGAGCATGGCTGGGTAGCTACGTGTGGCACGGATAAGTGCTGAAAGCATCTAAGCATGAAGCCACCCTCTAGATGAGACTTCCCATCACATCAAGTGAGTAAGATCCCTCAGAGACGATGAGGTAGATAGGTTCGAGGTGGAAGCGTGGTGACACGTGCAGCTGACGAATACTAATCGATCGAGGACTTAACTAAATGGCTTTTAGATGTACGTTACGAACACTCTTATTTAGTTTTTAGGGTATAAATGCATAAAACCCTTGCATTTTCGTTTGGAAATGCCTATAATATATCTTGTCTTTCCTTTTCCATAAGGAAGTGCTGATAAGAAAGAGACAGAACCACGTAAGCCGTTAGGTCTGGTAGTCATAGCGGAGAGGTCACACCTGTTCCCATGCCGAACACAGAAGTTAAGCTCTCCAGCGCCGATGGTAGTTGGGGCTTTGCCCCTGCAAGAGTAGGACGCCGCCAGGCTGATTTCTTATATACTTTTTTATTGTATAAAAGGTAAAATGAAATAAATAATTATGTATGTTCTATAAAATTTATGATATTATTCCACAGTAGCTCAGTGGTAGAGCTATCGGCTGTTAACCGATCGGTCGTAGGTTCGAATCCTACCTGTGGAGCCATTTTTATGCTTCCATAGCTCAGTAGGTAGAGCACATCCATGGTAAGGATGGGGTCAGCAGTTCGAGTCTGCTTGGAAGCTTAGTAAAAAACGTTGGTATAGAAGGGTTTCTCCTATAATGGGGAAACTTATTTTTTTGGTTAAAAAGGGGAGTTTGCAAACAAATTGCAAACTTTTACTAGGGTAAAGCGTTGAAAGACTGACTTTATCACGAAATTTGTGGCTTTGAAATAAAATTTGATATAATAACGCTGATAATCGGTATTGTGACAATTCAACAAACGGGCCATGTTGTTGAACTAAAGAGGCTGGGACAAAACAAACGTGTTTAATAAAAAAGACGAACATTATCAAACTTAGCGTAGGAAATATGCGGAGACTCCAGCGGGAGGGAAGGCATAGGTGGGACACCGAAGTGCAATAGCAATCTTTTTTGCGAGGAGTGCTGCCCCTCGAAGTCACTTGCAACACGACGAGCACAAGGGGGCTCACCAGCCGCCCGCGGAAAGTATATTTCCGAAGCGATGTATGTTCGGAATTTATTTGTTAAAAATACTTTTGTCCCAGCCTCTTTTTTTATCTAAATTTTATAAATCGGATCTTTAGTGATTTTCAATCCTTTTGTCCCCTTCCTTATAAATTCCTTATAATTGAGTGCTAGACTTAAGTTATCAACGGAAAGGAGCTTGATATCTTATGTCTGAATATATGTTAAAGACAAGAAAATTGGAAAAAGTTTTCAAGTCAGAGAAAGTAGTAACAAATATAAATGTGCATGTAAAACATGGTGAAATCTATGGGCTGCTTGGTCTGAACGGTGCTGGTAAATCAACCTTGATGAAAATAATATGTGGCATATTTAGACCATCGTCAGGCGAAATAATGTTCGCAGGTCATAAATGGAATAGAAAGGATTTACATGAAATTGGTTCTTTAATTGAGGGACCAGCTATTTATGGGAATTTAACCGCCTATGACAATTTAAAAATATTTTGTTTACAAGAAGGTATTCCATTAACTGAAATTAGTCCTGTTTTGGTGAGAATTCATTTAGCGAACACTGGTAAGAAGAAAGTTAAAAACTTTTCTTTGGGCATGAAACAAAGGTTAGGCATTGCAATGGCTTTAATTAAAAAACCCAAATTATTAGTACTTGATGAGCCAAGTAACGGTCTTGATCCGATGGGAATTCAAGAGTTACGTCAATTATTTAATGAATTAAAAAAAGATGGTATTACAATAATGATATCGAGCCATATTTTATCTGAAATTCAGCTGATGTCAGATACAATTGGGATTATTCATAATGGTACTTTAGAATATGAAAAGGCGAATAATCATGAAGAGGATTTAGAAAAGTTATTCTTTGATATTACTGTTAGTCAAAGGGGAGGTATGCTGTCATGACTGGGTATTTAAAAGCTGAACGCTTGAAAATGAAGGGATCTATATCTATACGATTGTTATTATTTATTCCGTTATGTTTCTGGCTATTCGCCATTTATACCTCGCTTTTTGTTACGAAGTCAGGAAATTTTAATGCTTATTTAGGCCTGATATTTAATCTATGGCCATTAGTGTTCTTGCCAATTGGTCAGGCGATTACATGTAGTTTAAATATTAGTTTGGAAAAAAAGGGTGGTAATTATAAATCGATAACCTCCAATAATTTATCGTTGTCTAAGACATGGTATTCTAAAATCATAAATATGCTGGGTTACCAACTGTTATCCTCCATCATTATTATCGTCATTGCTGTGGGAGGATCCCTATTTACTTTTAATGAGATGCCAAATGTTTTGTCTATTATCTATACAACTTTTTTAATTACGCTAGCCTTCTTGCCACTGATACCATTCAATTTAGTTATTTCGCAGTATTTCGGTACAATTATTACTGTAATAACTAACTTATTGGGAGCCTTAATTAGTGTAACTTTATTAGCACCTTACTCGACGTTTTGGTTGGCGCCTTGGGGAAATATGCTTCGAATCCCTGCCGCAACCATGGGAATTCATCCGAATGGTACCCAAATTGAACCTGGAAGCCCGTTATTAGATTCTTCTATATTAGGAATCAGTATTGCTAGCAGCATTCTCTACTTTATATTACTATCCATTGTATTCGCTGTTGTTTTTAAGAAAAAGGTGATGAAATGAATTTAATAAAAGCAACCACATTAAAATTAATTCATACAAATTGGATAATAGTAATGGCAGCTCTGCCAATTTTATATGGGCTGCTATTATATTGGTATTTAGGCAGGTTTAATGACCCTGAGCAAGTATTTTTTGCGTACGCATTATATTATAATTGCTTGTTGCCTTGTGGGATTGCATTAATGATTAGTTTGTATACACAATATGAAGAACAAATTGGACACTTTAATCATTTATTACAGTTACCTCGTCGTGCTAAATGGTTGATGAATATGGTATTTTTATCATGGCTTTCTGTAGGCATCAGTACATTCATTAGTTGTTTGCCATTGTGGTTATTAGTAGGTAGTACGTATAATCAATATATGATGTATTACCTTCTATTATCAACATTGTTTTCCCTGCCGTTCATCATTATTTTGTGGTTTGTTGCACTTAAAATGAACATGAGTTTATGTTTAGGTATGGGTATATTTTCAACTTTATTCTTAGTCTTATTTGGAGCAAATAGTTTGGGTGATACAATATGGACGTATATTCCTTTACTCTACGGAACGAGATATTTATATGTGATAGACCAGTCATATGAATTTTCACTTTTTATTTTAAGTATGTTCCTGTTAGTTAGCGGTTCACTGTTAGCCGCTGTTATTTATTGGTTCAATCGTTGGGAGGGCAGAACGATTAATGAGTAAGAATATTTTAATTGCAGAAGATGAAGAAGATATGCGGCATTTAATTAACTTACATTTAAAAAAGCAGGGTTATCAAATCATTCAAGCAACAGATGGGCAAGAGGCAATTAACAAAATAAATACCTCCGTTGATCTTGTCCTTTTGGACATCATGATGCCAAAACGGAGCGGACTTGAAGTTTGCGAGAGTATTCGTCAGGAAGTGGATTGTCCAATCGTATTTATAAGTGCAGCGTCAGATGAAATGAATCGCATTAAAGCTTTGTCACTAGGTGGGGATGATTTTATTTCTAAGCCGTTCTCCTTAGAGGAATTAACCCTAAAAATAGAAGCTATTTTTAAGATGAAAGAACGTTTTCTGGATTCCTATGAAAAAGAAAAGAGAAAACGCATATTTATCGATGATTTAGAGGTTGATTTGTTATCGAGGAAAATTTCTTACAAGATGAATCCTATCCCATTCACAAAAAAAGAATATGACTTACTTGTTATGTTATTATCCTCTCCTAGACAAGTATTTACAAAGGAACAAATATATAATCATATCAGTGGAATCGAAGGTATTGGGGATGTACAATCTGTTGTGGAACATGTAAAAAATGTTCGACATAAATTAGCTGACTTCGGTTATAAATATGACTATTTACAAACTGTATGGGGGATTGGCTATCAGTGGAAAAATCATTAAGCAAAGATATAAGAAAACTTTACACGAAAAGTATTATGTGGACGGTTATGATGACCTTCTTAACAATTATAGCCTTTAGTACTCTAATTGCGTACATGATGCGTGAAATTACTCCAGCCAACCATGCAGAAAATACTGCAATTGAAGCAAGTTTAGAGATGAGAGAAAATACTCCTAGATATATGGATGAGAACGAATTCTTAGAAAAACAAAATACGCTACAAAATAATGGTGTATATTTAAGTGAATATTCTATGGATGGAACAATGATTTCTGGTCCTGAAAGATTGAGCTCCCTTTTTCAAGGTAAGTCAATTCCGGAGCTTATTAATACAACTATTTCCAGCAATGGATATTATCATAAAATTTTTCCCATTAGTACGGATGAAGAAATAGAGGGAATATGGGTATATTCATATCAATTGAAAGCAATGTTTTCAAGTGAATACTATCGTTACATTATATTGGGATTAGTTTTCTTAATGCTTCTGTCTCCAATTATATATTTTATTATCTTTTCAAGGTACTATATCAACAAGCTATATCAAACAATTAAGACCCCGCTGGAAGAGTTGATGACAGCATCCCATAAAATTAGTGAAAAAGACCTTGATTTTTATTTAAACTACGACTCTAATAATGAAATTGGGCAGTTAACAAGATCCTTTAGACAAATGCAAGGAGAATTAAAAAAATCACTATATGAAAATTGGAAAAAGGATTCCGATTGGGCAGTAATGATGTCAAGTTTATCACATGATTTAAAAACACCTATTACACTTATTGGATTGAGTTCGGAAACACTGGCAAATGATAAATCAATGAGTGAAGAACAAAAAATGAACGTAGAAATAATTACCCGAAACATCGCTAAAGCAAATAGCTTATTAGAAAATATGAATGTTGCAGGAAGTATTAAAAATCCAACCGCTGTAAAGGAAGAAACAACGTTATTCAATTTAATCAATGAAATAGAAGCCGATTTTAAACCATTAATGGAGGACAAATCAGTTAATTATTCGTACCAATCAACAGTGGATATGAACATCACTGTCCCCCATTTAAAAATGAACAGGATACTGCACAATATTTTTTCTAATGCTGTCCAGTATACCCCTAATGGAGGGGAAATCATTTTTACAATAAATCAATCAGATAATCATCTTCTATTAGCATTAGAGAATTCAGGGGAAGGCATTAAAAAGGAAAACTGGGAAAAGGTGTTTAAAAAACATTACAGGGAGGATCAATCCAGACCAAACTTGCATGGGAATTCAGGTCTGGGTTTATATATCACAAAACAATTAATAGAGTCCATAAATGGAACAATAGTTATAACACACCCTAAAACATTAGGTGGCATTAGATTTGAAATCATGTTGCCTTTTAAAGGATAGATGTTTGTTACATATCACCTGAAAGTACAAAGGTATTAAGAGATGTCTTGGATAATCAATAAATGTGTACCGCAATCGGGCGCCTTTTCTAGAATAGAAAGTGCGCCTCATCTTTACGAAGAACCATTTTAGTGAAACAGCATAATCTGTTTCAAGCTTTTTTTAAAAAGTGGGTAGTGATATAGTATGATTATGTAAAGATAGCATTATTTTTAATTAGATTAGAAGGGACATGTTTTCATGACCAATACTGATACAGCATTAAGGGATAATATTAAATTTCAATTTAGCATTTCAAGACAACTTCTCGAATACCATCTTTCATCATTAAGTCAGGATGAATATATGTGGCGTTCCCCTAATAGTGGACTATATATTCAAGAAGCAGATGGAAATTGGTATGCTGACTTACCTGAATCCGAAGCTTATGAGATTGGTACACCAAGTATTGCTTGGACATTGTGGCATATAACATTTTGGTGGGAAATGGTTTTTAATCATTCTTTTGGTGATGGTACGCTAACCAAAGAGGATATCAATGTTAATGAAAATGTAGAAACCGTCAAGTCAACGATCAACTCTCTGATAGAAAGATGGGAACAGATATTATCAAACGTAACAGAAGAAGATTTAAACAGTAAACATTACAGTAAGTTCCCCTTTAATAACGAGGTGGAATTTCATAAACTAGCCTCCTGGCTAAATCTCGAATTAATGAAAAATGCTTCTGAAATTGGTTATGTTAGATTTGAATATGCATCATCTCATAGATAGAAAAGTGCGATGAATATCATAATATGCACTTAAAAATTTTTGGGTAAATAATATTGGAACACTTAAACAATCGGGGGCGATTGTTTAATAAAATTAAAGAACTTTTATCACGAATTTTATATGTAATGATTGATACTAAAAGTAAAGAATTCCATTTTCACTCAACAAATATTCTTTAACCTGCTGTGACTTTTAAAAAGTCACAAAAAGGTAACTAAAAAGATGTTCATCAATAAAAAATATGAATGTTGGTTTTTGTTATCTTTCTCAGTACATGTAGTAAAAAAGCAATAGCTAACATAGAAACTGGAGATATGGGTCGCATGATATGAGTTTCTAATACACTTCAAACGTAATGGTTACAAAAGCTGGCCTGTTTGGGTGAAAGTTTTTTTATTTAAATGACAACTTTTCTTATTTGCCGGTATAGTTTAATGGTAAAAGAGGCATTTGTTTTAATCGGCCTATTTCCTTTTCATGTTCGAGATATCCCTGTTCAATATGCAAGCTTTTATGCTTGAAATCAATGCTTTTTTATTGTAAATCAAGCACTTCGGAGAAACGCAAACCGAACTATAATTTTCTAGGGAAGGAAGGGATCACTACTGGAAATGTAGGAAGTCCGCCCATCGTCGCAATCGGTATCATTGCGATGTTTTCAAAAAGGGGAATCGCTGCCGGAACGAAAATATCATACATGTCCAGAGTAATTTACTGTTTTCCCCTTAAAACCTAAACCCAGCGTTATCTTTTCGAAAGATTTCCATAGCCTCTTTTAAAAACTCTTGTTCCTTTTCTGTAAAAGGATTAGGGAATGAAAAGGACTCTGTGGATGGTAGTTTTTCTGTAATTAAATCCAAATTTCCTTTCGTAGTTTCATTCATAAGTTCCATTAATGATTCGATTATTTGTTGTGATTCCTTGGAAGACGGTATAGCTCCGGTAAACGTTACATGTTTGATACTAGATAAAATTTTTGTCCATTTTTTACCTAAATCAATTTCTTCGGAATTATTTATACTAAATAATTCATCCGTTATATCTTTAGAATAATGATCTTCAAACCATTTTTTTGTATCTTCTTCAAAAATTAATTTTTGTATCATCGCACAAAATATGTTGATATTGATGGTTTTCTCATTGTCTATTGTTTCAATAAGATGATCTAAATCAGTTAAAATATTAATGATTTCAAGTTTTTTCGCTTCAAATAGCTGTTTTTGATTGTTTAATGATTTCAATATTTCCGCTCCCTCAGCAACGTTATTTTGAAGCATGGTTTTAATATCTTTTAGGGAAAAACCGAGAAACTGCAAGGATTTAATTTTTTGAAGGGTAGATAAATTCTCTTTTGAATATAGTCTATGCCCGCCCGCTGTATAATCACTTGGTTTAAGTAAGTCTATACTGTCATAATATCGAAGCGTTCTAATGCTGACGCCGGACTTTTGCATTAATTCTCCGATAGTAAATATATCTTGATTCGACATTTTTCCTCACCTCTTGTTTTATTTACTTATTGCCCCTACCCTTTAGACTTTAAAATAACGTATAACAGGGTAAGAAAACTTTTTTCCCCTTAGGGCATACATTGCTGCAATTAATATCAATATTGTTTCAAGGGTTAGAAGACTATACGTAAAAGCAGGTCTCATATGCAGTAAATTTAAGATCAAAAGAATTGGGAAAAAAGTAAAGTGAAGATTCATCCCTTCTTTTGCGTGATCTGCAAAATATGTATTTCTATTCTTAGTCCCCAAGTATACCAATATAGGTAAGATAAAAGTAAGCAATAACGAGAATAGGTGTATTAAGCTTGCCAATCCCCTATTTAACATACTCTCTCTTTTCATTGCGCACGACCTCCCGTATCATAATTTATTTTGTTGTTGCTTTTATTGGGTAACTAAATTGATTGTAAAAGGTGACGCAACTGGAGATTCAAGTACAAATTTTAATTTAATTATATAATCAATTTGATTAAATAGTGTCGAACAACTATATTTGCCAACAGTAAAAAATCCATTTTGAATTGTCGGTTTATTCGGTTGATGGATGCCAGCTTTTACATATGGGTTCCAATCAGGTGGATAATAAATCTGTTTAGTAAAACAGGGAAATTACAAATAAAAATAGATGGTAAAGTTCAAAGATCCATTATGAAAGAACATGAAGAAGATTTCCTCTTGTATTGACGTCAACTAGATTATTAAGCAAAGACAATAAATGTTGTCCTCATTTTTAGGGTTATCGGGCCATATTGCTGCATAACGACGCAGGAAAAATGTTAAAGTATTAGGTAACGTTTATGAAAACAGAACGAGGAGTGAACTACGATTCAAGCGTGACGCCGACAAGACAGTTTATTGTGGGAGATTTCGTAAAAGTAGAAGTGGAACATGATCATGATTCTGATGAACACGAGTGGGCAGTCATCATTAGCTGCCCCCTCCTTGGGAATGAATGGAACCACACAGTCAATCGGCAACGAATGAAGATATAAATGTAGATTTTTATCCCTAGAACGAAAACGTCATGGTATACTAAAAACAAATAGAATACGAAACATAAAATACGTTAAAAGGTGAGGAATACAGTGATTGCTAAGACCGAAGAGGATTTTAATGGCTTAAAAGAAATTGGTGAAATTTGCGGAACGATTCGAGATGAATTAGTCCGTTGTACGAAACCAGGAATTACTACAAAAGAGCTTGATGAAATGGCGAGAGAAATGTTTGAAAAAACAGGGGCACAATCTGCTCCAAAGGGAGAGTACGATTTTCCTGGGTATACATGCATTAGCATAAATAAAGAAGTAGCGCACGGAATTCCGAGAAAACGGACCATTCAAGAAGGGGATCTTGTTAATATTGA
It encodes the following:
- a CDS encoding lantibiotic protection ABC transporter ATP-binding protein, translating into MSEYMLKTRKLEKVFKSEKVVTNINVHVKHGEIYGLLGLNGAGKSTLMKIICGIFRPSSGEIMFAGHKWNRKDLHEIGSLIEGPAIYGNLTAYDNLKIFCLQEGIPLTEISPVLVRIHLANTGKKKVKNFSLGMKQRLGIAMALIKKPKLLVLDEPSNGLDPMGIQELRQLFNELKKDGITIMISSHILSEIQLMSDTIGIIHNGTLEYEKANNHEEDLEKLFFDITVSQRGGMLS
- a CDS encoding lantibiotic immunity ABC transporter MutE/EpiE family permease subunit, which translates into the protein MTGYLKAERLKMKGSISIRLLLFIPLCFWLFAIYTSLFVTKSGNFNAYLGLIFNLWPLVFLPIGQAITCSLNISLEKKGGNYKSITSNNLSLSKTWYSKIINMLGYQLLSSIIIIVIAVGGSLFTFNEMPNVLSIIYTTFLITLAFLPLIPFNLVISQYFGTIITVITNLLGALISVTLLAPYSTFWLAPWGNMLRIPAATMGIHPNGTQIEPGSPLLDSSILGISIASSILYFILLSIVFAVVFKKKVMK
- a CDS encoding BsaG family lantibiotic immunity ABC transporter permease subunit encodes the protein MNLIKATTLKLIHTNWIIVMAALPILYGLLLYWYLGRFNDPEQVFFAYALYYNCLLPCGIALMISLYTQYEEQIGHFNHLLQLPRRAKWLMNMVFLSWLSVGISTFISCLPLWLLVGSTYNQYMMYYLLLSTLFSLPFIIILWFVALKMNMSLCLGMGIFSTLFLVLFGANSLGDTIWTYIPLLYGTRYLYVIDQSYEFSLFILSMFLLVSGSLLAAVIYWFNRWEGRTINE
- a CDS encoding response regulator transcription factor, whose translation is MSKNILIAEDEEDMRHLINLHLKKQGYQIIQATDGQEAINKINTSVDLVLLDIMMPKRSGLEVCESIRQEVDCPIVFISAASDEMNRIKALSLGGDDFISKPFSLEELTLKIEAIFKMKERFLDSYEKEKRKRIFIDDLEVDLLSRKISYKMNPIPFTKKEYDLLVMLLSSPRQVFTKEQIYNHISGIEGIGDVQSVVEHVKNVRHKLADFGYKYDYLQTVWGIGYQWKNH
- a CDS encoding HAMP domain-containing sensor histidine kinase, translating into MEKSLSKDIRKLYTKSIMWTVMMTFLTIIAFSTLIAYMMREITPANHAENTAIEASLEMRENTPRYMDENEFLEKQNTLQNNGVYLSEYSMDGTMISGPERLSSLFQGKSIPELINTTISSNGYYHKIFPISTDEEIEGIWVYSYQLKAMFSSEYYRYIILGLVFLMLLSPIIYFIIFSRYYINKLYQTIKTPLEELMTASHKISEKDLDFYLNYDSNNEIGQLTRSFRQMQGELKKSLYENWKKDSDWAVMMSSLSHDLKTPITLIGLSSETLANDKSMSEEQKMNVEIITRNIAKANSLLENMNVAGSIKNPTAVKEETTLFNLINEIEADFKPLMEDKSVNYSYQSTVDMNITVPHLKMNRILHNIFSNAVQYTPNGGEIIFTINQSDNHLLLALENSGEGIKKENWEKVFKKHYREDQSRPNLHGNSGLGLYITKQLIESINGTIVITHPKTLGGIRFEIMLPFKG
- a CDS encoding DinB family protein; the protein is MTNTDTALRDNIKFQFSISRQLLEYHLSSLSQDEYMWRSPNSGLYIQEADGNWYADLPESEAYEIGTPSIAWTLWHITFWWEMVFNHSFGDGTLTKEDINVNENVETVKSTINSLIERWEQILSNVTEEDLNSKHYSKFPFNNEVEFHKLASWLNLELMKNASEIGYVRFEYASSHR
- a CDS encoding MerR family transcriptional regulator — its product is MSNQDIFTIGELMQKSGVSIRTLRYYDSIDLLKPSDYTAGGHRLYSKENLSTLQKIKSLQFLGFSLKDIKTMLQNNVAEGAEILKSLNNQKQLFEAKKLEIINILTDLDHLIETIDNEKTININIFCAMIQKLIFEEDTKKWFEDHYSKDITDELFSINNSEEIDLGKKWTKILSSIKHVTFTGAIPSSKESQQIIESLMELMNETTKGNLDLITEKLPSTESFSFPNPFTEKEQEFLKEAMEIFRKDNAGFRF
- a CDS encoding DUF4870 domain-containing protein, whose protein sequence is MKRESMLNRGLASLIHLFSLLLTFILPILVYLGTKNRNTYFADHAKEGMNLHFTFFPILLILNLLHMRPAFTYSLLTLETILILIAAMYALRGKKFSYPVIRYFKV